In Candidatus Nitrosarchaeum limnium SFB1, the following proteins share a genomic window:
- a CDS encoding imidazole glycerol phosphate synthase, glutamine amidotransferase subunit, with protein sequence MVNLAIFDYGAGNIFSLKNSLEKSGATVNVITDFDKPNIYSGLLLPGVGNFDPAIKSITKSKTNFHNYVKDNTPVLGICLGMEMFFEKSEEGKEKGLGIIQGDVIILPPSMKVPHMGWNNLEIKKPGRLLEGIKDNTWVYFVHSYRVKPVDNSVITAESDYGIKVPAVVEKRNFFGTQFHPEKSGKVGKIMIQNFLDVCKK encoded by the coding sequence ATGGTTAATCTAGCAATATTTGATTACGGGGCTGGAAATATTTTCAGTCTAAAAAATTCACTTGAAAAATCAGGAGCTACTGTAAATGTAATTACTGATTTTGACAAACCGAATATTTACTCTGGTCTTTTACTTCCTGGAGTGGGAAATTTTGATCCTGCAATTAAAAGCATAACCAAATCAAAAACTAATTTCCATAACTATGTTAAAGACAATACTCCTGTTCTGGGAATTTGTCTTGGAATGGAAATGTTTTTTGAGAAAAGTGAAGAAGGAAAAGAGAAAGGATTAGGAATAATTCAAGGCGATGTCATTATTCTTCCACCGTCAATGAAAGTTCCACATATGGGTTGGAATAATTTAGAAATTAAAAAACCAGGAAGACTTCTTGAAGGAATCAAAGATAATACTTGGGTTTATTTTGTTCACTCGTACAGAGTCAAACCGGTTGACAATAGTGTAATTACGGCGGAATCCGATTATGGAATAAAGGTACCCGCAGTAGTTGAAAAGAGAAACTTTTTTGGGACACAGTTTCACCCAGAAAAATCAGGTAAAGTAGGAAAAATAATGATTCAAAACTTTCTAGATGTGTGTAAGAAATGA
- a CDS encoding imidazoleglycerol-phosphate dehydratase, which translates to MKPRKSSVNRSTKETTVSVSVNLDGTGKTTAQTGISFLDHLITAFGKHGMMDLKVNAKSNDKIEHHLIEDTAITIGLAIDKALGTRSGITRFSYASVPMDESLAEASIDLVKRPFWKLVLSIKRNTIEDISKEDLEHFFQSLLQNLNSCVHLTVKYGDNDHHKVEAAIKSLAVAFREASSYDKKQKGIPSTKGSM; encoded by the coding sequence ATGAAACCAAGAAAAAGCTCTGTAAATCGTAGTACAAAGGAAACTACAGTTTCTGTATCTGTAAATCTTGATGGAACCGGAAAAACTACTGCTCAAACTGGAATTAGCTTTCTTGATCATCTGATTACAGCCTTTGGAAAACATGGCATGATGGATCTAAAGGTTAATGCTAAATCTAATGACAAAATTGAGCACCACTTAATTGAAGATACTGCAATTACTATTGGTTTGGCAATTGATAAAGCATTAGGAACAAGAAGTGGGATTACTAGATTTAGCTATGCATCAGTACCCATGGATGAGTCTTTAGCTGAAGCTTCAATTGATCTAGTAAAAAGACCCTTTTGGAAACTAGTATTATCCATTAAACGAAATACAATTGAAGATATATCAAAAGAAGACTTGGAACACTTTTTCCAATCACTACTTCAAAATCTAAACAGTTGTGTTCATCTTACTGTAAAGTATGGAGATAACGATCATCACAAAGTGGAAGCAGCAATAAAGTCCTTGGCCGTTGCATTTAGGGAAGCATCCTCATATGACAAAAAGCAAAAAGGTATTCCAAGTACAAAAGGTTCAATGTAA
- a CDS encoding hydrolase, translating into MTLTINQPGIYIDDSIKNEIPKLDAIIFDCDGVLIDVTKSYDLTIHKTAHFIVTNMANISNPITIDSKIIDGFKSTGGFNDEVDLTYAAVLSIVAADKLRKDQQEFIFNVISNADSSGILSVEKYIEKFVDINDIKNKLSYPGTHHDNPLYQTFDQIFYGHELYLKLFKKLSQFSEPGLINNDAVIVTDNLIEKLTKKFTDKISIVSGRGKESVQYSLKSILDKFDLKNSAFLEDESRELAKPNPESLIRSIRGMACTCCIYVGDSMEDLIMAKKATEQGYKTIFCGIIGTSKNPQAKLKLFQNNGTLIVLDSIDLLPKVLNLE; encoded by the coding sequence ATGACATTAACAATAAACCAACCTGGCATTTACATAGATGATTCTATAAAAAATGAAATTCCAAAACTTGATGCAATAATTTTTGATTGTGATGGTGTACTAATTGATGTAACTAAATCATATGATCTGACAATTCACAAAACAGCACATTTTATTGTAACAAACATGGCAAACATATCAAATCCAATTACAATTGATTCAAAAATTATAGATGGATTCAAATCTACTGGAGGATTCAATGATGAAGTTGATCTTACATATGCTGCAGTTCTTTCAATTGTTGCAGCAGATAAACTTAGAAAAGATCAACAAGAATTTATCTTCAATGTGATATCAAACGCTGATTCATCAGGAATTTTATCTGTGGAAAAATATATTGAGAAATTTGTTGATATCAATGATATTAAAAATAAACTGTCTTATCCTGGAACTCACCATGATAATCCGTTGTACCAAACATTTGATCAAATTTTTTATGGTCATGAGTTATACCTTAAACTTTTCAAAAAATTATCTCAATTTTCAGAACCCGGATTGATAAACAATGATGCAGTCATAGTTACTGATAATTTGATTGAAAAATTGACAAAAAAATTTACCGATAAAATTTCAATTGTATCAGGACGTGGAAAAGAGTCTGTCCAATATTCTCTTAAATCCATTTTGGATAAATTTGATTTGAAAAATTCTGCATTTTTAGAAGATGAATCAAGAGAACTTGCAAAGCCAAATCCAGAGTCTCTAATTCGTTCAATAAGGGGTATGGCATGTACTTGTTGTATCTACGTGGGTGATTCTATGGAGGACCTTATTATGGCTAAAAAGGCAACAGAACAAGGCTACAAAACAATTTTTTGTGGGATTATAGGAACCAGTAAAAATCCACAGGCTAAACTGAAATTATTTCAGAATAATGGGACTTTGATAGTCTTAGACTCTATTGATTTACTTCCGAAGGTATTAAATTTAGAATAA
- a CDS encoding aminotransferase class I and II: MIGVGNGSDQILDLILSNLASKQTQVLTSNPTFGFFEERCKLYSIPVTAVPFSRNMTLDIKEFLKLSKNADILYLDSPNNPTGFQFQKDDLQKLVRSFDGLIIIDEAYGEFGEFSLSGMVKSQENLVVVQTLSKSFGLAGLRLGYFIANKKFTDTFNQVLQYPYPISTLTIESTILALEQSTQMKNAVQVIKDERKRIIENLRKYDAFEVFDSKANFVLFDAHGSYKRVYDALTEQGISIRKLGKIGKHDGCLRVTVGTKEMNSKFLLAIRDLLE, translated from the coding sequence ATGATTGGTGTTGGAAATGGTTCTGATCAAATACTAGATTTAATTTTATCAAATCTTGCATCAAAACAAACCCAAGTTCTGACATCAAATCCAACATTTGGATTTTTTGAAGAAAGATGTAAACTATACTCCATACCAGTTACCGCAGTTCCTTTTTCAAGAAATATGACATTAGATATCAAAGAATTTCTTAAACTATCTAAAAATGCAGATATCTTATATCTTGACTCTCCAAACAATCCAACTGGATTTCAATTTCAAAAAGATGATCTGCAAAAATTAGTAAGATCATTTGATGGATTAATAATAATTGATGAAGCTTACGGTGAATTTGGAGAATTTTCATTATCTGGAATGGTAAAATCACAAGAAAATCTAGTTGTTGTTCAGACACTCTCCAAGTCATTTGGTTTGGCTGGCTTAAGATTGGGATATTTTATTGCAAATAAAAAATTCACAGATACATTTAATCAAGTACTACAATACCCATACCCAATTAGTACACTTACGATCGAATCTACAATTCTGGCATTGGAACAATCAACTCAAATGAAAAATGCAGTTCAAGTAATCAAAGATGAACGAAAACGAATAATTGAAAATCTCAGAAAATATGATGCGTTTGAGGTCTTTGATTCTAAGGCTAATTTTGTACTCTTTGACGCTCACGGTTCCTATAAAAGAGTCTATGATGCACTTACAGAACAAGGCATATCAATTAGAAAACTAGGAAAAATTGGAAAACATGATGGTTGTTTGAGAGTTACAGTTGGAACAAAAGAAATGAACTCTAAATTTTTACTTGCAATTCGTGATTTGTTAGAATGA
- a CDS encoding histidinol dehydrogenase translates to MKIIKVTNVEKFTSQILPKQPSYKNKSIVESILNDVQNNGDLAIRKYEKKFSGANITSLLLSQNDIKNAFSKVSKNEINAIKLSKLRLEKTEYAVKSILKNKTIDTDGIKISKKFVPIQSVGCYIPGGLARYPSSVIMSVIPAKIAGVKRIAVVSPPNSDGKVDPLTIVAANLCGANEIYRVGGAQAIAALSFGTSSIPKVDKIVGPGGMFVTIAKSMISVRTSIDMLAGPTELGIIADETANPNYVALDLISQSEHSNDTFCYLITNSEKLAKSVDKIIHDLIDKIKRNNFVKTSLKKNGFLAICKNYSDMIKLANELAPEHLQIMTKNPNSFASKITSSGLTLLGNNTPSSASDYLLGSNHILPTNGFGKVRGSLSVLDFMKINTQISASKISLSKISKHMQIFTESEGLPNHYEAVRGRIQ, encoded by the coding sequence ATGAAAATAATCAAAGTAACTAATGTTGAAAAATTTACATCTCAAATTTTGCCAAAACAGCCTTCCTACAAAAACAAGTCTATTGTAGAATCTATTTTAAATGATGTACAAAACAATGGGGATTTAGCTATAAGAAAATATGAGAAAAAATTTAGTGGAGCTAACATTACGTCATTACTTTTGTCACAAAATGATATAAAGAATGCGTTCTCTAAAGTTTCCAAAAATGAAATAAACGCAATAAAGTTATCTAAATTACGATTAGAAAAAACTGAATATGCTGTAAAATCCATCTTAAAAAATAAGACTATTGATACAGATGGAATAAAAATCTCAAAGAAATTTGTACCAATACAGAGTGTTGGATGTTACATTCCAGGTGGTTTGGCACGGTATCCAAGCTCTGTTATAATGTCTGTAATTCCTGCAAAAATAGCAGGAGTCAAAAGAATAGCTGTTGTGTCTCCACCTAATTCTGATGGAAAAGTTGATCCATTGACTATTGTAGCTGCAAATTTGTGTGGCGCAAACGAGATTTACCGAGTTGGAGGTGCTCAAGCAATTGCTGCACTGTCTTTTGGTACCTCATCAATCCCTAAAGTAGATAAAATAGTTGGACCTGGTGGTATGTTTGTAACAATTGCAAAATCTATGATTAGTGTTCGAACATCGATTGACATGCTTGCAGGTCCAACAGAATTAGGCATTATTGCTGATGAAACTGCAAATCCAAACTATGTAGCGCTAGATCTTATTTCTCAATCGGAGCACAGTAATGATACTTTTTGTTATTTGATAACAAATTCTGAAAAATTAGCAAAATCAGTTGATAAAATAATTCATGACTTAATTGATAAAATCAAAAGAAATAATTTTGTAAAAACTAGTCTTAAAAAAAATGGTTTTCTTGCAATATGTAAAAATTATTCAGATATGATCAAACTAGCAAATGAATTGGCTCCAGAACATTTGCAAATTATGACAAAAAATCCCAATTCTTTTGCATCAAAAATCACCTCTTCTGGACTAACATTGCTAGGAAATAATACTCCATCATCTGCTAGTGATTATCTTTTAGGCTCAAATCATATTTTACCAACAAATGGATTTGGTAAAGTACGTGGCTCCCTCTCTGTTTTGGACTTTATGAAAATCAATACACAGATATCTGCATCAAAGATATCCTTATCAAAAATCTCAAAACACATGCAAATATTTACTGAATCAGAAGGATTACCAAATCATTATGAGGCAGTACGAGGTAGAATCCAATGA